From Amycolatopsis sp. cg9, one genomic window encodes:
- a CDS encoding glycogen debranching N-terminal domain-containing protein, with amino-acid sequence MADLQPLLHDLAIALRAPTVVLSGRDGQIRGGTQGLLHGDLRLLSEAVVTVDGDEPEAIGGDEPAADRARFTGLLRRLGEPGPDPTVWLRRDRTVTAAGMTEELSLVSTAGASRRRVVEVVLAADFAPIDEIKSGRERSPVAPAGHRWAASSAVSEVTAEGAEVVVDGPRLRLRWTVDGAATLRWSLRVSDERALFVPGTTAVPRPRVHADDRRFTALLDRALDDLGGLLLAERDHPGDAFAGAGAPWFLTLFGRDSLWAARLALPLSVELAGGTLRTLARAQGTRHDPATGEAPGKILHEQRRDPIETHDASLPAEYYGTVDATALWVCLLHDAWRWGLPEDEVRDLLPTLRFALEWITGAADSDGDGFAEYRDESGRGLANQGWKDSGDAVRFFGGEQAKPPIALAEVQAYQHEAVVRAASLLTALGEPAPGLSEWAAALRTRFREKFWVSTPDGHHPALALDGDKRPVDALTSNIGHLLGTGLLSDGESTSIGALLLDPVLAPGFGLRTMSASAGGYSPLSYHCGSIWPHDTAIVVRGLQRSGQSARAASLGAQLLSAAPAFGYRLPELFAGYGLAETSTPLAYPASCRPQAWSAAAAVSLLIAFLGLDADVPAGTVTLSPPRPSPIGALRVAGLPLAGGTLDVAVDASGEVTELRLPPGFRRVP; translated from the coding sequence ATGGCCGACCTCCAGCCCCTGCTCCACGACCTCGCGATCGCCCTGCGCGCGCCCACCGTCGTCCTGTCCGGCCGGGACGGGCAGATCCGCGGCGGCACGCAAGGACTCCTGCACGGCGACCTCCGGCTGCTCAGCGAAGCCGTCGTCACGGTGGACGGCGACGAACCGGAGGCCATCGGCGGCGACGAGCCGGCCGCCGACCGGGCGCGGTTCACCGGGCTGCTGCGCCGGCTCGGCGAGCCCGGCCCCGACCCGACCGTCTGGCTGCGGCGCGACCGCACGGTCACGGCGGCCGGGATGACCGAGGAGCTTTCGCTGGTCTCGACGGCCGGTGCGAGCCGGCGCCGCGTCGTGGAGGTGGTGCTGGCGGCCGACTTCGCGCCGATCGACGAGATCAAGTCGGGCCGGGAGCGTTCCCCCGTCGCGCCCGCGGGCCACCGGTGGGCGGCGTCCTCGGCGGTCTCCGAAGTGACGGCCGAAGGCGCCGAAGTCGTCGTCGACGGGCCGCGGCTCCGGCTGCGCTGGACGGTCGACGGGGCGGCCACGCTGCGCTGGTCACTGCGGGTTTCCGACGAGCGGGCGCTGTTCGTCCCGGGCACCACCGCGGTGCCGCGCCCGCGGGTGCACGCCGACGACCGCCGGTTCACCGCGCTGCTGGACCGCGCGCTCGACGACCTCGGCGGGCTGCTGCTCGCCGAACGCGACCACCCCGGCGACGCGTTCGCCGGCGCGGGCGCGCCGTGGTTCCTCACGCTGTTCGGCCGGGACAGCCTGTGGGCCGCGCGGCTCGCGTTGCCGCTCTCGGTGGAGCTCGCGGGCGGGACGCTCCGGACGCTCGCGCGCGCCCAGGGCACGCGGCACGACCCGGCGACCGGCGAGGCGCCGGGCAAGATCCTGCACGAGCAGCGCCGGGACCCGATCGAAACCCACGACGCCTCGCTGCCCGCCGAGTACTACGGGACGGTCGACGCGACCGCGTTGTGGGTCTGCCTGCTGCACGACGCCTGGCGCTGGGGCCTGCCCGAGGACGAGGTCCGCGACCTGCTGCCGACGCTGCGGTTCGCCCTGGAGTGGATCACCGGCGCCGCCGACTCCGACGGCGACGGGTTCGCCGAATACCGCGACGAAAGCGGCCGCGGCCTGGCCAACCAGGGCTGGAAGGACTCCGGCGACGCCGTCCGCTTCTTCGGCGGCGAGCAGGCGAAGCCGCCGATCGCGCTGGCCGAAGTCCAGGCGTACCAGCACGAAGCGGTCGTGCGCGCGGCTTCGCTGCTGACCGCGTTGGGTGAGCCCGCTCCCGGTCTTTCCGAATGGGCTGCCGCGCTTCGCACGCGGTTCCGGGAGAAGTTCTGGGTGTCCACTCCGGACGGTCACCACCCGGCGCTGGCCCTGGACGGCGACAAGCGGCCGGTGGACGCGCTGACGAGCAACATCGGGCACCTGCTCGGCACCGGGCTGCTGTCCGACGGCGAAAGCACTTCCATCGGGGCCCTGCTGCTGGATCCCGTCCTGGCGCCGGGATTCGGCCTGCGCACGATGAGCGCGTCGGCGGGCGGCTATTCGCCGTTGAGCTACCACTGCGGCTCGATCTGGCCCCACGACACGGCGATCGTCGTCCGCGGGCTCCAGCGCTCCGGCCAGTCCGCCCGCGCGGCTTCCCTTGGCGCACAACTGCTTTCGGCCGCACCGGCGTTCGGCTACCGGCTGCCGGAGCTGTTCGCGGGCTACGGCCTCGCCGAGACGTCCACCCCGCTGGCGTACCCGGCGTCGTGCCGCCCCCAGGCCTGGTCGGCGGCGGCCGCGGTCAGCCTGCTGATCGCGTTCCTCGGCCTGGACGCCGACGTTCCGGCCGGCACGGTGACCCTGTCCCCGCCCCGGCCCAGCCCGATCGGGGCCCTGCGAGTGGCGGGACTTCCCCTGGCGGGCGGCACGCTGGACGTCGCGGTGGACGCCTCCGGGGAGGTCACCGAGCTGCGGCTGCCGCCGGGGTTCCGCCGGGTTCCCTAG
- a CDS encoding HAD family hydrolase, translating to MLAATVFDLDETLADSAGAWNRVLGAVAARHGHAWTNRDWAAIQGTSTGYWGAYLARRCPGLTPEDAVAGCVDGMVAEIGRGGCGPLPGAARLVATAAGLGLVGLASASPRRYVEAAAAAFGFTPWLDALVAGEDVSRGKPAPDPYLLAARRLGVAPAHCVAVEDSGSGIRSAHAAGMVVLAVPNAATALDLDVLRLAGHQAADAHIAAKTLSSLAWRAVV from the coding sequence ATGCTCGCCGCGACCGTCTTCGACCTCGACGAAACCCTGGCCGACAGCGCCGGGGCCTGGAACCGCGTCCTCGGCGCCGTCGCGGCTCGCCACGGCCACGCGTGGACGAACCGGGACTGGGCCGCGATCCAGGGCACCAGCACCGGCTATTGGGGTGCCTACCTCGCCCGCCGCTGCCCGGGCCTCACGCCGGAGGACGCCGTGGCGGGGTGCGTCGACGGCATGGTCGCCGAGATCGGCCGCGGCGGGTGCGGGCCGCTGCCGGGGGCGGCCCGCCTCGTCGCCACCGCCGCCGGGCTCGGCCTGGTCGGCCTGGCGTCGGCGTCGCCGCGGCGCTACGTCGAGGCGGCGGCCGCGGCGTTCGGGTTCACCCCCTGGCTCGATGCGCTGGTGGCGGGCGAGGACGTCTCGCGCGGCAAGCCCGCGCCGGACCCGTACCTGCTCGCCGCGCGGCGGCTCGGCGTGGCCCCGGCGCACTGCGTCGCGGTCGAGGACTCCGGGTCCGGCATCCGCTCGGCCCACGCCGCCGGGATGGTCGTGCTCGCCGTCCCCAACGCCGCGACCGCGCTCGACCTCGACGTGCTGCGCCTCGCCGGCCACCAGGCGGCCGACGCGCACATCGCCGCGAAAACGCTGTCTTCCCTTGCCTGGCGCGCCGTCGTGTGA
- a CDS encoding cellulose binding domain-containing protein, whose product MTARRLRWAAWPVIAVLAAAVPAAEAAEPPGATVTVDVRAGLATVPDTGIGVNHAVWDSQLGTDAVADLLGGAGVRVLRYPGGSYGDIYHWKDNTAPGGYVAPGTDFDTFMGGVRRTGAQPIVIANYGTGSPQEAAGWVRYANVERGYGVKYWEIGNENYGNGHYGSAWEADDHADKSPTAYANEVVAYADAMKAADPAVKIGAVLTTPANWPDGIVGEGDTATWNQTVLSIAGPHVDFVILHWYPGGSTAAEALTKTEQVGDLIYLAREQIARYAGRPLGIALTETNTPVGMNTQPGALFAADVYSALLANGVFTVDWWNAHNGATKLSTVAGYPDYADFGLLSSATCLPEGCEPALNTPFAPYYGLKVLSGFARPGDQFVRAAADDPLVGAHAVRRPNGDLAVLLINKDPDASRAVTLDYRGYTPAAATPLVSTFTNGATSITSAPAGSAGTQTLPPYSLTTVVLHPVSPFAGPGAPGQPTGTTTDRTATITWPAATPAGRPIAKYEVYANGQLWGETAGTSFTARNLVPGSRYAVNVLARDTAGNVSWASPPSTLTTGAPAASSCTVKLTDVTDWASGFVGGIHVTAANVVGDWTLAFTWPTARQRVTSGWNGTWTQTGSAVTVTSSAPVASGADVGFVADYGGPNILPVAFTLNGTLCSVA is encoded by the coding sequence ATGACAGCACGACGTCTGCGCTGGGCAGCGTGGCCGGTGATCGCCGTGCTCGCCGCGGCGGTGCCCGCCGCCGAAGCCGCCGAACCACCCGGAGCGACGGTCACCGTCGACGTCCGGGCGGGGCTGGCCACCGTGCCGGACACCGGGATCGGCGTCAACCACGCGGTGTGGGACAGCCAGCTGGGGACCGACGCCGTGGCCGACCTGCTCGGCGGTGCCGGCGTGCGCGTGCTGCGGTACCCCGGCGGGTCCTACGGCGACATCTACCACTGGAAGGACAACACCGCGCCGGGCGGTTACGTCGCGCCCGGCACCGATTTCGACACCTTCATGGGCGGGGTCCGGCGGACCGGGGCCCAGCCGATCGTCATCGCGAACTACGGCACCGGGTCGCCGCAGGAGGCGGCGGGCTGGGTGCGGTACGCCAACGTCGAGCGGGGGTACGGCGTCAAGTACTGGGAAATCGGCAACGAGAACTACGGCAACGGCCACTACGGTTCCGCCTGGGAAGCCGACGACCACGCCGACAAGAGCCCGACCGCCTACGCCAACGAGGTCGTGGCCTACGCCGACGCGATGAAGGCCGCCGACCCGGCGGTGAAGATCGGCGCGGTGCTGACCACCCCGGCGAACTGGCCGGACGGCATCGTCGGCGAGGGCGACACCGCGACGTGGAACCAGACCGTGCTGTCGATCGCCGGCCCGCACGTCGACTTCGTGATCCTGCACTGGTACCCCGGCGGTTCGACGGCCGCGGAGGCGCTGACGAAGACGGAGCAGGTCGGCGACCTGATCTACCTGGCCCGCGAGCAGATCGCGCGGTACGCGGGCCGCCCGCTGGGCATCGCGCTGACCGAGACGAACACGCCGGTGGGCATGAACACCCAGCCCGGCGCGCTGTTCGCCGCCGACGTCTACAGCGCGTTGCTGGCCAACGGCGTGTTCACGGTGGACTGGTGGAACGCGCACAACGGGGCGACGAAACTGTCCACTGTGGCCGGTTACCCGGACTACGCCGACTTCGGCCTGCTCTCGAGCGCGACCTGCCTCCCCGAAGGCTGCGAGCCGGCGCTCAACACGCCGTTCGCGCCCTACTACGGCTTGAAGGTGCTGAGCGGCTTCGCGCGTCCCGGCGACCAGTTCGTCCGGGCCGCCGCGGACGACCCGCTCGTCGGCGCGCACGCCGTCCGCCGGCCGAACGGGGACCTGGCGGTGCTGCTGATCAACAAGGACCCCGATGCGTCGCGCGCGGTGACGCTCGACTACCGGGGTTACACGCCCGCCGCGGCCACACCGCTGGTTTCGACCTTCACCAACGGCGCGACGTCGATCACCAGTGCCCCCGCGGGTTCGGCCGGCACGCAGACGCTGCCGCCGTATTCGCTGACGACCGTGGTCCTGCACCCGGTTTCCCCCTTCGCCGGCCCGGGCGCACCGGGTCAGCCGACCGGCACGACGACCGACCGCACCGCGACGATCACCTGGCCCGCGGCCACTCCGGCCGGGCGCCCGATCGCGAAGTACGAGGTGTACGCGAACGGCCAGCTGTGGGGCGAGACGGCCGGAACGTCGTTCACCGCCCGGAACCTGGTGCCGGGCAGCCGGTACGCGGTGAACGTGCTGGCTCGTGACACGGCGGGGAACGTGTCGTGGGCGTCCCCGCCGTCGACGCTGACCACCGGCGCTCCGGCGGCGAGCAGCTGCACGGTGAAGCTGACCGACGTGACGGACTGGGCCAGCGGTTTCGTGGGCGGCATCCACGTGACGGCCGCGAACGTGGTGGGCGACTGGACGCTGGCGTTCACCTGGCCGACCGCGCGGCAGCGGGTGACGAGCGGCTGGAACGGAACGTGGACGCAGACGGGCAGCGCGGTGACGGTGACGTCGTCGGCGCCGGTGGCGTCGGGTGCTGACGTGGGTTTCGTGGCCGACTACGGCGGGCCGAACATCCTGCCGGTGGCGTTCACGCTCAACGGCACCCTCTGCTCGGTGGCGTGA
- a CDS encoding SRPBCC family protein, producing MTAFRPGRAETRTTSIAAPPERVLGYLADARHLPEWAPGFAPAVEHDHDDVWRVPADGGPRLVAVKVAREHGVVDFVSAEAPNVGLFTRVVPNLTGAELIFSLFFPEDTDPAAVDAQLAVVDEELRAVRERVER from the coding sequence ATGACAGCATTCCGGCCCGGGCGCGCCGAGACGCGCACGACCTCCATCGCCGCTCCGCCCGAACGCGTCCTCGGCTACCTGGCCGACGCGCGCCACCTGCCCGAATGGGCGCCGGGGTTCGCGCCCGCCGTCGAGCACGACCACGACGACGTCTGGCGCGTCCCGGCCGACGGTGGCCCGCGGCTGGTCGCGGTCAAAGTCGCGCGGGAGCACGGGGTCGTCGACTTCGTCAGCGCCGAAGCCCCGAACGTCGGGCTGTTCACCCGCGTGGTGCCCAACCTGACCGGCGCCGAGCTGATCTTCAGCCTGTTCTTCCCCGAGGACACCGACCCGGCCGCGGTCGACGCGCAGCTGGCGGTCGTCGACGAGGAGCTGCGGGCCGTGCGGGAGCGCGTCGAACGCTAG
- a CDS encoding error-prone DNA polymerase, whose amino-acid sequence MAFNNPTVPWSEVERVASGRPPVPGDGSDAPAWSRKREGYSGAPADLRTRRRRDDAGDRIRAPYAELHVHSNFSFLDGASHPEALVEEAARLELDALVLTDHDGVYGAVRFNDAARELGVRVGFGAELSLDLPAPQAGEPDPRGSHLLVIARQQDGYHRLCRVISRAQLAGGAKGRPVYDVDELADELAGHVVVLTGCRKGAVRQALARNGAAAAYAELERLVDRFGRQHVAVELIDHRLPLDDAANDLLDGMARELRLPTVVSNNVHYARPDDAVVADMVAAVRARRSAEDLEGWRPPSGQAFLRSGMEQRRRFERRYPGAVGRAAVLGVEVAFDLRLVAPDLPPFPVPSGHDEMSYLRELTRAGAADRYGPREANPRAYAQLDHELAVIEDLGFPGYFLVVWDIVRFCKEANILCQGRGSAANSAVCYALGICHADPVKWNLLFERFLAPERDGPPDIDIDIESDRREEAIQYVYAKHGRFHAAQVANVITYRAPSAIRDAAKALGHSPGQQDAYSKLVDRWGGVAATKQQTDGAIPGDVLELAARIEDFPRHLGIHSGGMVLSKQPVSEVVPVEWAAMADRSVLQWDKDDCAAVGLVKFDLLGLGMLSALHYAIDLVAEHHGSTVDLGKLDLADPAVYDMLCEADAIGVFQVESRAQLATLPRLRPRKFYDLVVEVALIRPGPIQGGSVHPYIRRRRGDEEWQHAHPLLASSLDRTLGVPLFQEQVMQMAVDVASFTPAEADKLRRAMGAKRSSAKMKALMARFFAGCEANGIDRELATRIFEQIHAFSGYGFPEAHSMSFALLVYASAWVKRYYPAAFCAGLLRAQPMGFYSPQSLVADARRHGVHVREPDLNASLVHATLEPDPGSTGGVALRLGLAGVRHLGDGPAAAIVAEREAGGPYDGVGDLTRRVRLKKNAVEALATAGAFGGDRRQDLWAAGAAAATRPGHLPGLAPGLDAPALPGMTRLEITAADLWATGVSPDSHPVEYLRELLDARGAITTAELARVRDGTRVWVGGAVTHRQRPATAGGITFLNLEDETGMANVLVSPGLWRRQRLVARTSAALLVRGCAQAAEGVVTLVADRLERIDLSMRAGPSRDFR is encoded by the coding sequence TTGGCGTTCAACAACCCGACCGTGCCGTGGTCCGAAGTGGAGCGGGTCGCCTCCGGGCGGCCGCCCGTGCCCGGTGACGGCAGCGACGCCCCGGCGTGGTCGCGCAAGCGCGAAGGGTATTCCGGGGCGCCGGCCGATCTGCGGACCCGGCGGCGGCGGGACGACGCCGGGGACCGGATCCGCGCGCCCTACGCCGAGCTGCACGTGCACTCCAACTTCAGCTTCCTCGACGGTGCCTCCCACCCCGAGGCGCTCGTCGAGGAGGCCGCGCGGCTGGAGCTGGACGCGCTCGTGCTCACCGATCACGACGGCGTGTACGGCGCCGTCCGCTTCAACGACGCCGCGCGGGAGCTCGGGGTGCGCGTCGGGTTCGGGGCCGAGCTGTCGCTCGACCTGCCCGCGCCGCAAGCCGGGGAACCGGATCCGCGGGGGTCGCACCTGCTGGTGATCGCCCGGCAGCAGGACGGGTACCACCGGCTGTGCCGCGTCATCTCGCGCGCCCAGCTCGCCGGCGGGGCGAAGGGGCGGCCCGTCTACGACGTCGACGAACTGGCCGACGAGCTGGCCGGGCACGTCGTCGTGCTCACCGGCTGCCGGAAGGGCGCGGTCCGCCAGGCGCTCGCCCGCAACGGGGCCGCCGCCGCGTACGCCGAACTCGAGCGGCTCGTCGACCGGTTCGGGCGGCAGCACGTCGCCGTCGAGCTGATCGACCACCGGCTGCCGCTCGACGACGCGGCCAACGACCTGCTCGACGGGATGGCGCGTGAGCTGCGGCTGCCGACCGTCGTGTCCAACAACGTGCACTACGCCCGGCCCGACGACGCCGTCGTGGCGGACATGGTGGCCGCGGTCCGGGCGCGCCGGTCGGCCGAAGACCTCGAGGGGTGGCGGCCGCCGTCCGGGCAGGCGTTCCTGCGGTCCGGGATGGAGCAGCGGCGCCGGTTCGAGCGCCGCTACCCCGGCGCCGTCGGGCGGGCCGCCGTGCTCGGCGTGGAAGTGGCCTTCGACCTGCGGCTGGTCGCCCCCGACCTGCCGCCGTTCCCGGTGCCGTCCGGGCACGACGAGATGTCCTACCTGCGCGAGCTGACCCGGGCGGGCGCGGCGGACCGCTACGGCCCGCGCGAGGCGAACCCCCGGGCGTACGCCCAGCTCGACCACGAGCTCGCCGTCATCGAGGACCTCGGCTTCCCCGGCTACTTCCTCGTCGTCTGGGACATCGTCCGCTTCTGCAAGGAGGCGAACATCCTCTGCCAGGGCCGCGGTTCGGCCGCGAACTCCGCCGTCTGCTACGCCCTCGGGATCTGCCACGCCGACCCGGTCAAGTGGAACCTGCTGTTCGAGCGGTTCCTCGCCCCGGAGCGGGACGGGCCGCCGGACATCGACATCGACATCGAGTCCGACCGGCGCGAGGAAGCCATCCAGTACGTCTACGCCAAGCACGGCCGCTTCCACGCCGCGCAGGTCGCGAACGTCATCACCTACCGGGCGCCCTCGGCGATCCGCGACGCCGCCAAGGCGCTCGGGCACAGTCCCGGGCAGCAGGACGCCTACAGCAAGCTCGTCGACCGCTGGGGCGGGGTCGCCGCCACGAAGCAGCAGACGGACGGCGCGATCCCCGGCGACGTCCTCGAGCTGGCCGCGCGGATCGAAGACTTCCCGCGCCACCTCGGCATCCACTCCGGCGGCATGGTGCTGTCGAAGCAGCCGGTGTCCGAAGTGGTCCCGGTGGAATGGGCGGCCATGGCCGACCGCAGCGTCCTGCAGTGGGACAAGGACGACTGCGCCGCCGTCGGGCTGGTCAAGTTCGACCTGCTCGGCCTCGGCATGCTTTCCGCGCTGCACTACGCGATCGACCTCGTCGCCGAGCACCACGGGTCCACAGTGGACCTCGGGAAGCTCGACCTGGCCGACCCGGCCGTCTACGACATGCTCTGCGAAGCCGACGCGATCGGCGTCTTCCAGGTCGAATCCCGCGCCCAGCTGGCCACCCTGCCCAGGTTGCGGCCACGGAAGTTCTACGACCTCGTCGTCGAAGTCGCGCTGATCCGGCCCGGCCCGATCCAAGGTGGCTCGGTGCACCCCTACATCCGGCGCCGCCGCGGCGACGAGGAGTGGCAGCACGCGCACCCGCTGCTGGCGTCCAGTTTGGACCGCACCCTCGGTGTTCCCCTGTTCCAGGAGCAGGTGATGCAGATGGCGGTCGACGTCGCTTCGTTCACCCCGGCCGAAGCCGACAAACTGCGGCGGGCCATGGGCGCCAAGCGGTCGAGCGCGAAGATGAAGGCGCTGATGGCGCGGTTCTTCGCCGGGTGCGAAGCCAACGGGATCGATCGCGAGCTCGCCACCCGGATCTTCGAGCAGATCCACGCCTTCTCCGGTTACGGCTTCCCCGAAGCGCATTCGATGTCGTTCGCGTTGCTGGTGTACGCGAGCGCGTGGGTCAAGCGCTACTACCCGGCCGCGTTCTGCGCCGGGCTGCTGCGCGCCCAGCCGATGGGGTTCTACAGCCCGCAATCGCTGGTCGCCGACGCCCGCCGGCACGGCGTTCACGTCCGCGAACCGGATCTCAACGCCAGTCTCGTCCACGCCACGCTCGAACCCGACCCCGGCAGCACCGGCGGCGTCGCGCTCCGGCTCGGCCTCGCCGGGGTCCGCCACCTCGGCGACGGCCCGGCCGCGGCGATCGTCGCCGAGCGCGAGGCCGGCGGGCCGTACGACGGCGTCGGCGACCTCACCCGCCGCGTCCGGCTGAAGAAGAACGCCGTCGAAGCCCTCGCGACCGCGGGGGCGTTCGGCGGCGACCGGCGGCAGGACCTGTGGGCCGCCGGCGCGGCGGCGGCCACCCGGCCCGGGCACCTGCCCGGCCTCGCCCCGGGGCTCGACGCGCCCGCGCTGCCGGGCATGACGCGGCTGGAGATCACCGCCGCGGACCTGTGGGCCACCGGCGTTTCCCCGGACAGCCACCCGGTGGAGTACCTGCGCGAGCTGCTCGACGCGCGCGGCGCGATCACCACCGCCGAACTCGCGCGCGTGCGGGACGGCACGCGGGTGTGGGTCGGCGGCGCGGTCACCCACCGGCAGCGCCCGGCGACCGCGGGCGGGATCACCTTCCTCAACCTCGAAGACGAGACCGGCATGGCCAACGTCCTCGTCTCGCCCGGCCTGTGGCGGCGGCAGCGGCTGGTCGCCCGCACCAGCGCCGCGCTGCTGGTCCGCGGGTGCGCCCAAGCGGCCGAAGGGGTGGTCACGCTCGTCGCCGACCGGCTCGAACGCATCGATCTCTCGATGCGCGCGGGGCCGTCCCGGGACTTTCGTTGA
- a CDS encoding MarR family winged helix-turn-helix transcriptional regulator produces the protein MDEDLGALCAWAGRRLAEAEQPVLAEHGLSMWQYVVLSALAHGSAPSQLVLAQQIHYDKTRLIALLDGLVTEGLVSRDPDPADRRARVVRLTPLGLRRHATVRAAIRVVEDGLLEGLDAETRRVLRSALAHLANAD, from the coding sequence GTGGACGAGGATCTCGGAGCACTCTGCGCGTGGGCGGGCCGCCGCCTGGCCGAGGCCGAGCAGCCCGTGCTGGCCGAGCACGGGCTCTCGATGTGGCAGTACGTGGTGCTGTCGGCACTGGCCCACGGATCGGCGCCGAGCCAGCTGGTCCTGGCGCAGCAGATCCACTACGACAAGACCCGCCTGATCGCGCTGCTGGACGGCCTGGTGACGGAGGGCCTGGTCAGCCGCGACCCGGACCCCGCGGACCGCCGGGCCCGGGTCGTCCGCCTGACCCCACTCGGCCTCCGGCGGCACGCCACGGTCCGAGCCGCGATCCGGGTGGTGGAGGACGGCTTGCTCGAAGGCCTGGACGCCGAGACGCGGCGGGTGCTGCGGTCAGCCCTCGCCCACCTGGCGAACGCGGACTGA
- the ribB gene encoding 3,4-dihydroxy-2-butanone-4-phosphate synthase, with protein sequence MTFALPEQLRRDRPTGLDTVRAAIADLASGRPVVVVDDEDRENEGDLIMAAEHATPHALAFYMRHTSGLICAPMPPEIADRLRLGPMVADNEDPAGTAYTVSVDAADGIESGISAADRARTLRVLADPATTTGLVRRPGHVFPLRARAGGLAERRGHTEAAVELMRLCGLAPVAVISEVCNEDGSVARLPELRAFADRHWLKVVSIEQISAFG encoded by the coding sequence ATGACATTCGCCCTTCCCGAACAGCTCCGCCGCGACCGGCCGACGGGGCTGGACACCGTGCGGGCCGCGATCGCGGACCTCGCCTCCGGCCGGCCGGTGGTCGTGGTCGACGACGAGGACCGGGAGAACGAGGGTGACCTGATCATGGCGGCCGAGCACGCGACGCCGCACGCCCTCGCCTTCTACATGCGGCACACCAGCGGCCTGATCTGCGCACCGATGCCGCCGGAGATCGCCGACCGGCTGCGGCTGGGGCCGATGGTGGCGGACAACGAAGACCCCGCCGGTACGGCGTACACGGTGTCGGTGGACGCGGCCGACGGCATCGAGTCCGGGATTTCGGCGGCCGACCGCGCCCGCACGCTGCGGGTGCTCGCGGATCCCGCGACGACGACCGGCCTGGTGCGCCGGCCCGGGCACGTCTTCCCGCTGCGCGCGAGGGCGGGCGGGCTCGCCGAGCGGCGCGGCCACACCGAGGCCGCGGTGGAGCTCATGCGCCTGTGCGGCCTCGCGCCCGTCGCGGTGATCAGCGAGGTGTGCAACGAAGACGGGAGCGTCGCCCGGCTCCCCGAGCTGCGGGCGTTCGCCGACCGGCACTGGCTGAAGGTCGTCTCCATCGAGCAGATCTCCGCGTTCGGCTGA